Part of the Arthrobacter globiformis genome is shown below.
AGCTGACCTTCCACCTCGACTACGCCAAGAAGAACGGCCTCACCGAGCAGGAGCTGATCGAGGCCATCACCCACCTCGCTTTCTACGCCGGCTGGCCCAAAGCCATGTCCGCCATGACCGTCGCGAAGAACCTCTTCGCCACATCCAACCAGAACCCCAAGGAGAACTGACCCATGCGCGGAGCAGTCCTTTTCGCCCCGGGCGACGTCCGGAACCACAGCATCAACCCCGGCAAGGACTTTGACCTTGAGCTCCCGCTTGACCAGGTCGTTGAAGGATTTAAGGCCATGGACGAACGCCGTGCCATCAAGGCCCTGCTGCGCCAGTAATCCCGGCTGGGCGGGACGGCTTGCCCTGACTCCGT
Proteins encoded:
- a CDS encoding carboxymuconolactone decarboxylase family protein; protein product: MPENPLADFAPALVGYTNEVLFGQVWERPELCPRDRSLITVASLVAGGNTEQLTFHLDYAKKNGLTEQELIEAITHLAFYAGWPKAMSAMTVAKNLFATSNQNPKEN